Proteins encoded within one genomic window of Chelatococcus sp. HY11:
- a CDS encoding enolase C-terminal domain-like protein has translation MSHIAEVKVTPIAFRDAPLLNAAGLHEPWAIRSVLEVVLKDGTVGLSETYGDAITIELLRACGDDLIGLDIYDRNGLKRRVASTLQRLAPPTADVSPRTASVTLLPRIFGAFEVAAFDAVGHLTGRPVYDLLGGACRRDVPFSAYLFYKFSRHELVKDGWSDPWGNVQSPEEMVREAREMVRRHGFQSLKFKAGVFEPALEVETLRALRVAFPQAPLRIDPNGAWTVETTLRMLPDFEELLEYLEDPTMTIDGMAAVQAKTSLPLATNMCTVAFDHVPETIAKGAVRVILADHHFWGGLEATKELAAICRTWGIGLSMHSNSHLGISLMAMAHLAAATPNLTYACDTHYPWEEDEIVEGGTIPFIGGCVRVSDKPGLGVALDRDALAKLHDNWRSCGIIARDDAAELRKYWPDWSSHRPRW, from the coding sequence GTGTCACATATTGCTGAAGTCAAAGTCACTCCCATCGCGTTTCGCGACGCGCCTTTGCTGAATGCGGCGGGTCTTCATGAGCCATGGGCCATACGCAGCGTTCTCGAAGTCGTGCTCAAGGACGGAACGGTCGGATTGTCGGAGACCTATGGCGATGCCATCACCATCGAGCTGTTGCGGGCCTGTGGGGATGATCTCATCGGCCTCGACATCTATGATCGCAACGGCTTGAAGCGGCGCGTGGCGTCGACGCTGCAGCGGCTCGCTCCTCCAACGGCTGACGTCTCCCCCCGCACGGCCAGCGTGACCCTTCTGCCGCGCATCTTCGGAGCCTTCGAGGTTGCCGCTTTTGACGCTGTCGGGCACCTGACGGGCCGACCGGTGTATGATCTACTCGGTGGGGCCTGCCGCCGCGATGTGCCTTTTTCCGCTTATCTCTTCTACAAATTTTCTCGCCACGAGTTGGTCAAGGACGGGTGGAGCGACCCCTGGGGCAATGTCCAGTCACCCGAGGAAATGGTGAGGGAAGCCCGCGAGATGGTGCGGCGTCACGGCTTTCAATCGCTGAAATTCAAGGCCGGTGTTTTCGAGCCCGCTCTCGAAGTCGAGACATTGCGTGCGTTACGTGTGGCTTTCCCGCAAGCGCCTTTGCGCATCGATCCCAATGGTGCCTGGACAGTCGAGACAACGCTCCGCATGCTGCCGGATTTCGAGGAACTGCTGGAGTATCTCGAAGATCCGACGATGACGATCGACGGAATGGCCGCGGTGCAGGCGAAGACGTCGCTGCCGTTGGCGACGAATATGTGCACCGTCGCTTTTGATCATGTGCCGGAGACGATCGCCAAGGGCGCGGTTCGTGTGATCCTGGCTGATCATCACTTCTGGGGCGGCCTGGAGGCCACCAAGGAACTGGCCGCCATCTGCCGCACGTGGGGCATTGGTCTTTCTATGCACTCAAACAGCCATCTTGGCATCAGCCTGATGGCCATGGCCCATCTTGCTGCGGCGACGCCAAATCTGACCTATGCCTGTGACACGCATTATCCTTGGGAAGAGGATGAGATCGTCGAGGGGGGCACAATACCCTTTATCGGCGGCTGCGTGCGCGTGTCAGACAAGCCTGGCCTTGGCGTTGCCCTGGATCGTGACGCGCTCGCGAAGCTGCATGACAACTGGCGCAGTTGTGGCATCATCGCGCGGGACGACGCTGCTGAGCTTCGTAAATACTGGCCGGACTGGTCTTCACATCGCCCGAGATGGTAG
- a CDS encoding NAD(P)-dependent oxidoreductase: protein MEWTSEQRARIQQGCPPEIDLAFLGSAPIDRNVLARLDALVVGTEPVSNALLAATPRLKLIQRWGTGLDNIDRDHVASRGIATAELPGVNARSVSEFILLAMLALLRQLPDVAVSWSRGMWETGRVGLPPRRLQGKTVGLMGFGAIGRDLAGLLQSLDVDILYHDAVAADVAGLSVRYAAKEELLESADIISVQLPLNPATPCAIGAPEIALMKRSAILISVSRAGVVDETAARLAVREGRLAAASFDNFAIEPLPADKIGYTPGILATPHIGGAAIEGFEALIDACFASITRHFGP from the coding sequence ATGGAATGGACATCTGAGCAACGCGCGCGCATCCAACAGGGCTGTCCCCCTGAGATTGATCTCGCGTTTCTGGGATCGGCACCGATTGACCGCAACGTGCTCGCGAGGCTGGATGCGCTCGTCGTCGGCACGGAGCCGGTTTCAAACGCGCTCCTTGCAGCGACCCCCCGCCTGAAACTCATCCAGCGCTGGGGTACCGGACTTGACAATATCGACAGGGACCATGTGGCAAGCCGGGGCATCGCGACAGCGGAGCTGCCCGGCGTCAACGCACGCAGCGTCTCGGAATTCATCCTGCTCGCCATGCTCGCGCTTCTACGGCAGCTGCCCGACGTAGCAGTTTCCTGGTCGCGCGGCATGTGGGAGACAGGAAGGGTCGGGCTGCCGCCGCGCAGACTTCAAGGCAAAACTGTTGGGCTCATGGGGTTTGGAGCGATTGGACGCGATCTCGCCGGGCTCCTGCAGTCCCTCGACGTTGACATTCTCTACCACGATGCCGTCGCGGCGGATGTCGCGGGCCTCTCTGTCCGCTACGCCGCAAAGGAAGAGCTGCTTGAGAGCGCCGACATCATATCCGTGCAGCTCCCATTGAACCCAGCGACCCCGTGCGCGATCGGAGCGCCGGAAATCGCCTTGATGAAGCGTTCCGCGATCCTCATTTCGGTCTCGCGGGCCGGTGTTGTCGACGAAACCGCCGCACGCCTTGCCGTCCGAGAAGGCCGTCTGGCGGCGGCGAGCTTCGATAATTTCGCGATCGAGCCGCTGCCCGCTGACAAGATTGGCTACACTCCAGGGATTTTGGCTACGCCACATATCGGCGGGGCGGCCATCGAAGGCTTCGAGGCCCTGATCGACGCCTGTTTCGCGAGCATCACCCGTCACTTCGGCCCATAG
- a CDS encoding ABC transporter permease, with amino-acid sequence MQPLISAQIEAPPRLVAQNTASLFAKRLGQLLRHRVGCPGLLIISALCLIALFAPLIAPHNPDEAYFDAILSPPNAQFWFGTDDIGRDVLSRLIFGARVSLGIVLGAISLAFVIGSTIGVVSGYYGGWVDNVIMRIMDGLLAFPLLVLALGIIAVLGPNLVNALIAIAIINIPGCARLVRGQVLTVRQLDFVQAARSMGATDARIMASHVWPSVVGNVIVYMSLRSSSALITESSLAFLGLGAEPPTPTWGQILATGMQYWDAWWLSLFPGMTIFCAALAFNFLGDGLRDVLDTRLKS; translated from the coding sequence ATGCAACCGCTCATCTCGGCGCAGATCGAGGCACCTCCGCGCCTTGTCGCGCAGAATACCGCGTCGCTTTTCGCAAAACGATTGGGTCAGCTTCTCCGGCACAGGGTTGGGTGTCCGGGGCTGCTGATCATCTCCGCGCTTTGCCTGATCGCGCTCTTCGCTCCGCTGATCGCGCCCCATAACCCCGATGAGGCGTATTTCGACGCGATACTGTCCCCGCCGAACGCGCAGTTCTGGTTCGGAACGGATGATATCGGACGCGACGTCCTGTCCCGGCTCATCTTCGGCGCCCGCGTTTCACTCGGCATCGTTCTCGGTGCCATCAGCCTTGCCTTCGTCATCGGAAGCACGATCGGTGTCGTCTCGGGATATTATGGCGGTTGGGTCGACAACGTGATCATGCGGATCATGGACGGCCTGCTTGCCTTTCCGTTACTGGTTCTCGCCCTGGGCATCATCGCTGTTCTTGGGCCTAATCTGGTCAATGCGCTGATCGCGATTGCGATCATTAATATTCCGGGATGCGCCCGTCTCGTGCGCGGACAGGTTCTCACCGTCCGCCAGCTCGACTTCGTCCAGGCGGCACGCTCGATGGGGGCGACCGATGCGCGGATCATGGCTTCGCATGTCTGGCCAAGCGTGGTTGGCAACGTCATCGTCTATATGTCGCTACGCAGTTCCTCGGCTTTGATAACCGAATCCTCGCTGGCCTTCCTGGGGCTCGGTGCCGAGCCGCCGACGCCGACCTGGGGGCAGATCCTGGCGACGGGAATGCAATATTGGGACGCCTGGTGGCTCAGCCTGTTCCCAGGGATGACGATATTCTGCGCCGCGCTCGCCTTCAATTTCCTGGGTGATGGCTTGCGAGACGTCCTGGATACACGCTTGAAAAGTTGA
- a CDS encoding FadR/GntR family transcriptional regulator, whose product MPDLANDEATGEAAALSGRLAIAVYEQIERLIRRGEFPKGVKLPPEAELARRFGVSRPVVREALARLREEGIVRSQQGSGTFVIRGMLPSAAALPPIRTLADLLRYYEYRTDVEAATAGLAAERRTTDDIAAISKVLAGAEDMLKQGQLQLLADANFAFHRAVAQATRNPFYVRTLEMMPNFIGRHKLDLVVSNDSTSEAHLWRIHREHVAIFEAIEAADPARARTEMQRHILAARDVVLNRQSLLETVEFDVRE is encoded by the coding sequence GTGCCAGACCTTGCCAACGACGAGGCAACCGGTGAAGCAGCTGCCCTCAGCGGCCGTCTTGCCATAGCCGTCTACGAGCAGATCGAGCGGCTCATTCGTCGCGGGGAGTTCCCCAAGGGGGTTAAATTGCCGCCCGAGGCGGAACTCGCGCGGCGCTTCGGCGTATCCAGGCCCGTTGTCAGGGAGGCTTTGGCAAGGCTGCGGGAGGAGGGGATCGTGCGGTCCCAGCAGGGCTCGGGCACGTTCGTGATACGAGGGATGCTGCCGAGCGCGGCTGCCTTGCCGCCGATCCGGACGCTCGCGGATCTCCTTCGTTACTACGAGTATCGCACGGACGTCGAGGCGGCCACCGCCGGACTTGCGGCGGAGCGCCGGACGACTGACGACATCGCCGCGATCAGCAAGGTTCTGGCGGGGGCGGAGGACATGCTGAAGCAAGGTCAGCTGCAGTTGCTCGCCGACGCGAATTTCGCGTTCCACAGGGCGGTGGCGCAGGCGACACGAAATCCGTTTTACGTCCGTACGTTGGAAATGATGCCGAATTTCATCGGCCGGCACAAACTTGACCTCGTCGTTTCCAACGACAGCACCTCCGAGGCGCATCTCTGGCGGATACATCGAGAGCATGTGGCCATCTTCGAAGCCATAGAAGCGGCCGATCCCGCGCGGGCGCGGACGGAGATGCAGCGGCATATCCTCGCCGCGCGGGATGTGGTGCTGAATCGCCAGTCGCTCCTTGAAACCGTGGAGTTCGACGTCAGGGAATGA
- a CDS encoding extracellular solute-binding protein — protein MLTRRHAVLGIAGATLSAAVPARAEDKKLTIVAHAVHRAAATTGKGGDITASWREKNGANIEWLTFGVDATNERALREAGLSQGSIDIAFVLNGYVGPQYAQLFEDLKTWQARDPIPAFDEIPDAMLATHRYGEHLAALPYRHATHGLHYNSTLFAERGIADPPKTIAELIATAEKLSYERPDGTRVYGFVLSMEDLSCTMDWIRAFGGDFITPDLKVVVDEAPAVKAVATLRELVQKNVMPRNIMNFKNEDVINHMQQGRAAMTNSPFGRYATFNDPKASKFQGKIPVVTLPDGIDGMPIPAKTSVWAMAIPRNTRNKELAWSLVRHLSTPESTILATLNGNGPVRPSAYNDKRVQELLPYANAEKTALSTARLITPSFANAPRAMNVLMEELGLALLGRKEPQAAMSEAKARVVPLLTA, from the coding sequence ATGCTCACCAGACGCCACGCTGTGCTTGGCATAGCCGGTGCCACCCTGTCGGCCGCGGTGCCAGCCCGGGCCGAAGACAAGAAGCTTACGATCGTCGCGCATGCCGTGCACCGCGCGGCAGCGACGACCGGCAAGGGCGGAGATATAACCGCGTCTTGGCGGGAAAAAAACGGGGCCAACATAGAATGGCTGACGTTCGGCGTCGACGCGACCAACGAGCGCGCGTTACGCGAGGCGGGGCTTAGCCAGGGCAGCATCGACATTGCCTTCGTGCTGAACGGCTACGTCGGCCCGCAGTACGCCCAGCTCTTCGAGGATCTCAAGACGTGGCAGGCGCGGGATCCAATCCCGGCTTTCGACGAGATTCCGGACGCCATGTTGGCGACCCATCGTTATGGTGAACATTTGGCCGCGCTGCCCTATCGCCACGCGACGCACGGCTTGCATTACAACAGCACGCTTTTCGCGGAACGCGGGATAGCCGATCCTCCAAAAACGATCGCCGAGTTGATCGCGACGGCCGAGAAGCTGAGCTATGAGCGACCGGACGGGACACGCGTTTACGGTTTCGTCCTGAGCATGGAGGATCTCTCCTGCACCATGGACTGGATACGGGCATTCGGCGGAGACTTCATCACGCCGGATCTGAAGGTCGTGGTGGACGAGGCGCCAGCGGTTAAGGCCGTCGCGACTTTGCGCGAGCTCGTCCAGAAGAACGTGATGCCGCGCAACATCATGAACTTCAAGAACGAGGATGTGATCAACCATATGCAACAGGGCAGGGCGGCCATGACAAACAGCCCGTTCGGCCGCTATGCGACATTCAACGATCCCAAGGCCAGCAAATTCCAGGGCAAGATCCCTGTCGTGACCTTACCGGATGGCATTGATGGAATGCCCATACCCGCCAAGACCTCCGTCTGGGCGATGGCGATACCGCGCAATACCCGCAACAAGGAACTTGCCTGGAGTCTCGTGCGGCATCTCAGCACCCCCGAAAGCACGATTCTCGCCACGCTCAACGGCAACGGTCCCGTGCGACCCTCGGCCTATAACGACAAACGCGTGCAGGAACTCTTGCCCTACGCGAACGCCGAGAAAACGGCACTCAGCACCGCGCGGCTCATTACGCCGAGCTTCGCCAATGCCCCGCGCGCCATGAACGTGCTGATGGAAGAGCTGGGTCTTGCTCTCCTGGGCCGGAAGGAGCCGCAGGCCGCGATGAGCGAGGCGAAGGCACGGGTCGTGCCGTTGCTGACGGCCTGA
- a CDS encoding pyridoxamine 5'-phosphate oxidase family protein: MPTPAELKTRFWKSLKSDRTVMLGLVSAEKGHTRPMTAQLEGESGPIWFFADRDTELVEKLSNGQPASFSFSAKSHDLFASVEGTLQVDQDRAVIDRLWNSFIAAWFKDGKDDPRLVLLRFDPGQAEIWENASNLLAGIKAMLGVDPQADYQDKVAQVKLG; encoded by the coding sequence GTGCCGACACCTGCAGAACTTAAGACGCGCTTCTGGAAGTCGCTCAAATCAGACCGCACCGTCATGCTGGGTCTTGTCAGCGCGGAGAAGGGCCACACGCGCCCCATGACCGCGCAGCTGGAGGGCGAGAGTGGCCCGATCTGGTTCTTCGCGGACCGGGACACGGAGCTTGTCGAGAAACTCTCAAACGGTCAGCCGGCATCCTTCAGCTTCAGCGCAAAGAGCCACGACCTCTTCGCCTCTGTTGAAGGGACACTTCAAGTCGACCAGGATCGTGCGGTCATAGACCGGCTCTGGAACAGCTTCATCGCGGCCTGGTTCAAGGACGGCAAGGATGACCCGCGCCTTGTACTGCTGCGGTTCGACCCAGGCCAAGCCGAGATCTGGGAGAACGCTTCCAACCTGCTGGCGGGCATCAAGGCGATGCTGGGCGTGGATCCGCAAGCCGATTACCAGGATAAGGTGGCCCAGGTGAAATTGGGGTGA
- a CDS encoding ABC transporter substrate-binding protein: MRSTRRQFLGAVGALATVGLGNGALGQEATGGTLTVAIDLEPSSLDPIFGAAPGTDRRFYNMFAENLVWQDPDGSFKPMLAERWFYAPDGLSIDFHLRRDVKFQDGTPFDAEAVKFNLERAASPEVASRARQFLSDFDSVEVLDSHTARVKLKRKSGPMLAILAIEPGSMMSPTAVKALGEGFHRAPVGTGPFRVTSWTGGRVEAEKFKDYWQKAPTGSALPYLDRVVARVIPNTTVKLVELKSGNVQLGDSIQPKDFPQVESDPKLKLMDSNLGVVQYLIFNTSQPPFDNIDLRRAVSHAVDAPSLEKIVARGQGVLVGGIEPPSSWAFAKDLTAYKRDVELARDLYQKSGHKGPLTLSMIQRDPDTQIAQLMQAMLKQVGIELRIETMERQAWLDKVLGGKSEIALARAVMPRSDPDLAFSTFYGRDAKQNFAAIKDDKLFDLVDAARSETDQAARGQLYIDAQKLIHSKYYNAFLFWRPSSEVARVEVQGLRREFSGPWTYTDVWLKA, from the coding sequence ATGAGGTCAACGAGACGGCAGTTTCTGGGTGCGGTGGGAGCATTGGCCACGGTAGGCCTCGGCAATGGTGCGCTTGGGCAGGAGGCGACGGGTGGAACGCTCACCGTCGCAATCGACCTCGAGCCTTCAAGCCTCGATCCCATCTTCGGCGCGGCGCCGGGCACCGACCGCCGCTTCTACAATATGTTCGCCGAAAACCTCGTCTGGCAGGATCCGGACGGCAGCTTCAAGCCCATGCTGGCCGAGCGCTGGTTCTATGCGCCCGACGGGTTGTCGATCGACTTCCACCTTCGCCGCGACGTGAAGTTCCAGGATGGCACCCCGTTCGACGCGGAAGCCGTGAAGTTCAACCTCGAACGCGCGGCGAGCCCGGAGGTCGCATCGCGTGCCAGACAGTTCCTCAGTGATTTCGACAGCGTTGAGGTTCTCGACAGCCATACCGCGCGGGTGAAGCTCAAGCGGAAGTCAGGGCCGATGCTCGCCATTCTGGCGATCGAGCCCGGGTCCATGATGTCGCCGACGGCGGTCAAGGCGCTGGGCGAAGGCTTTCACCGCGCGCCGGTCGGTACCGGCCCCTTCCGCGTCACGTCATGGACGGGCGGCCGGGTGGAAGCGGAGAAATTCAAGGACTACTGGCAAAAAGCCCCGACAGGCAGCGCCCTTCCCTATCTCGATCGCGTCGTGGCGCGGGTTATCCCCAACACGACAGTCAAGCTTGTTGAACTCAAGAGCGGCAACGTCCAGCTCGGGGATTCGATCCAGCCGAAAGATTTTCCGCAGGTCGAATCTGACCCTAAACTTAAACTGATGGATTCCAATCTTGGGGTCGTCCAGTATCTGATCTTCAATACAAGCCAGCCGCCGTTTGACAATATCGATCTGCGCCGTGCCGTGTCGCATGCGGTCGATGCACCAAGCCTAGAGAAGATCGTGGCGCGCGGGCAAGGGGTTCTCGTAGGCGGCATCGAGCCGCCATCATCCTGGGCTTTCGCCAAGGACCTCACGGCCTACAAGCGCGACGTGGAACTCGCCCGCGACCTCTATCAGAAATCGGGACATAAGGGCCCGCTCACGCTGAGCATGATTCAACGCGATCCTGATACGCAGATCGCGCAGCTCATGCAGGCGATGCTCAAGCAGGTCGGCATCGAGCTGCGGATTGAAACCATGGAGCGTCAGGCGTGGCTCGACAAGGTCCTCGGTGGCAAATCGGAGATCGCCCTGGCACGCGCCGTAATGCCGCGGTCGGACCCCGATCTCGCCTTCAGCACTTTCTATGGACGTGATGCAAAGCAGAATTTCGCGGCGATCAAGGATGACAAGCTCTTCGATCTCGTAGATGCGGCACGTTCGGAGACCGATCAGGCCGCGCGCGGCCAGCTTTACATCGATGCCCAGAAGCTTATTCACAGCAAATATTACAATGCTTTTCTGTTCTGGCGCCCGAGCAGCGAGGTGGCACGGGTTGAAGTGCAGGGTCTGCGTCGCGAATTTTCGGGACCTTGGACCTACACGGACGTGTGGCTGAAAGCCTGA
- a CDS encoding FadR/GntR family transcriptional regulator — protein MAEFEGAELQRVKLPDLVRQHLTTKILDGTLAPGDPLPSEGELARSFKVSKAVVREAMRELNALSVLDTQQGRPSSVRGLTSEPLAFLFQVGAVHEQGYRDLIELRRAIECEAAGQAAERRTPEQLEQLRLCVEGLADNIPRPKIAREFDWLFHLTIVQASENRLLVCVFEALKAQTLAAQELLRSHRTQAEHELGVERHRVVYEAIRDRDPVEARLRMSVHFNVNPADLARIAAKMRRNRK, from the coding sequence ATGGCAGAATTTGAAGGTGCCGAGCTGCAGCGGGTGAAGCTGCCTGACCTTGTGCGCCAGCACCTCACGACGAAGATCCTCGACGGCACGCTGGCGCCCGGCGATCCGCTTCCCTCCGAGGGAGAGCTCGCGCGCAGTTTCAAGGTCAGCAAGGCGGTGGTCCGGGAGGCCATGCGCGAGCTAAACGCCCTCAGCGTCCTCGATACCCAGCAGGGACGCCCGTCCTCCGTACGGGGTCTCACATCCGAGCCTCTCGCTTTCCTCTTTCAGGTCGGCGCCGTGCACGAGCAGGGCTATCGTGACCTGATCGAGCTGCGGCGTGCCATCGAATGCGAGGCGGCTGGACAGGCGGCGGAGCGCAGGACGCCCGAGCAGCTCGAGCAACTGCGCCTGTGCGTCGAGGGGCTTGCCGACAATATCCCGCGCCCGAAGATCGCGCGGGAGTTCGACTGGCTTTTCCATCTGACGATCGTGCAGGCGTCGGAGAATCGGCTTCTCGTCTGTGTCTTCGAGGCGCTCAAGGCGCAGACGCTGGCAGCGCAGGAGCTGTTGCGCTCCCATCGCACGCAGGCCGAACACGAGCTTGGCGTGGAGCGGCATCGTGTCGTGTACGAGGCCATTCGCGACCGCGACCCGGTCGAGGCGCGTCTGCGCATGAGCGTGCATTTCAACGTCAATCCGGCCGATCTCGCGCGTATTGCCGCGAAAATGCGACGTAACCGGAAGTAG
- a CDS encoding GMC family oxidoreductase N-terminal domain-containing protein → MDCPTRFDYVIVGGGSAGCVLANRLSARSSLRVCLLEAGPDTPPEEVPDSIANEGYLPDYFQDCRYWTDLTVYRDPIGNRSAAEIAAQMKPARYEQARVMGGGSSVNGQVALRGIPADYDEWERLGAIGWGWEECLPYFRKLERDMDFGGHHHGREGPVPIRRTFPKDWGGFALAFRIAAAQAGLPYHDDANAVAGDGCFPFPRNNVYGRRVSAAVAYLDNTTRMRPNLHIVPHARVEQIEWQGCRAVAVRALVAKRSIRIEAREIILCSGAIHSPALLLRSGVGPAEHLRDHEISVVADRPGVGANLQDHPLVGLGVHLKPQGRMSPKVRNPFLVYARFSSGLEGCPSQDMKISIANRFDPSPIGNHFAAVRVGPDKAFSRGFVRLKNGSPTEEPLVAFNLLSDERDLLRMREGVRFVYRLLTTSDVKAVSHSVFAGAYTRWLRALRSGGMASDIILGLGAQTLDAGEIPRKAIMRLAFPRGDDIHAMTHDDALLDAWIRATVLGNWHACGTCRMGSTDDRAGVVDPKGKVIGVEGLHVADASIMPTVPCANTNLSTMMIGEKVADALLTASQ, encoded by the coding sequence TTGGATTGTCCCACGCGGTTCGACTATGTCATCGTCGGCGGCGGCTCGGCCGGATGTGTGCTGGCCAACCGCCTGTCAGCGCGCAGTTCGCTGCGGGTCTGCCTGCTCGAAGCCGGGCCGGACACGCCCCCGGAAGAGGTACCCGACTCCATCGCCAACGAAGGCTACCTGCCGGACTACTTCCAGGATTGCCGTTACTGGACCGATCTGACGGTCTACCGAGACCCTATCGGAAACCGCTCGGCAGCCGAGATCGCGGCGCAGATGAAGCCGGCGCGCTATGAGCAGGCCCGTGTCATGGGCGGCGGATCGAGCGTCAATGGCCAAGTCGCGCTGCGCGGAATACCAGCTGACTACGACGAGTGGGAGCGCCTGGGCGCGATCGGTTGGGGGTGGGAGGAATGCCTGCCCTATTTCCGCAAGCTTGAGCGAGACATGGATTTTGGCGGACACCATCACGGACGCGAGGGGCCGGTCCCGATCCGCAGAACATTTCCAAAAGATTGGGGAGGTTTCGCTCTGGCTTTCCGGATCGCGGCCGCGCAAGCCGGGTTACCCTATCACGACGATGCCAATGCCGTGGCTGGTGACGGCTGTTTCCCCTTTCCACGCAACAACGTCTATGGTCGCCGGGTATCCGCAGCCGTCGCTTATCTCGACAATACAACACGGATGCGGCCGAACCTGCATATCGTGCCGCATGCGAGGGTTGAGCAGATCGAGTGGCAGGGCTGTCGCGCCGTCGCTGTCAGAGCTCTCGTAGCCAAGAGATCCATTCGTATCGAAGCGCGCGAGATCATTCTCTGTTCCGGCGCCATCCACTCGCCAGCCCTCTTGCTGCGCTCGGGCGTCGGCCCGGCTGAACACCTCCGCGACCACGAAATTTCTGTCGTGGCGGACCGACCAGGGGTTGGCGCCAACTTGCAAGACCATCCATTGGTTGGATTAGGCGTGCATCTGAAGCCGCAGGGGCGGATGAGCCCGAAGGTACGCAACCCATTTCTTGTCTATGCGCGTTTCAGTTCGGGCCTTGAGGGTTGCCCTTCCCAGGACATGAAGATTTCGATCGCCAATCGCTTTGATCCCAGCCCGATCGGCAACCACTTTGCCGCGGTGAGGGTTGGACCCGACAAAGCATTCTCACGTGGCTTCGTGCGCCTGAAGAATGGCAGTCCGACCGAGGAGCCTCTCGTTGCCTTCAACTTGCTTTCAGACGAACGGGATCTTCTGCGCATGCGTGAGGGCGTGCGCTTCGTCTACAGGCTTTTAACGACATCTGATGTGAAAGCCGTCAGCCATAGTGTCTTCGCCGGCGCCTACACCCGCTGGCTACGCGCACTTCGATCCGGCGGCATGGCGAGTGACATTATTCTCGGCCTCGGAGCACAAACTCTCGACGCGGGCGAAATCCCGCGCAAGGCTATCATGCGGCTCGCCTTCCCGCGGGGGGATGACATCCACGCGATGACGCACGACGACGCGCTTCTCGATGCCTGGATACGCGCGACGGTGCTCGGCAACTGGCATGCCTGTGGAACCTGCCGCATGGGCAGCACGGACGATCGCGCGGGCGTTGTGGACCCGAAGGGAAAGGTCATAGGCGTTGAAGGCCTGCATGTGGCGGACGCGTCAATCATGCCGACTGTACCCTGCGCCAACACAAATCTATCCACGATGATGATTGGCGAGAAGGTCGCGGACGCACTCCTGACGGCCTCTCAATGA
- a CDS encoding ABC transporter permease: protein MRLITFLVQRMMQLVPLLFMVTFLIFSMMQLLPGDPTFAMLGEQAGPQERAALRAKLGLDQPLPVQYMRWVANTASGDLGTSLRTREPVNEMLMTRIPVTLQLTVMAILLSVIIGVPAGILAALRRNSWIDLVVSFLSMGGVAMPFFWMGMLLIGFFTLRLGWLPPSGYVSPTTDLWLNLKLMLMPTITIGTTMAALVMRQTRTAMLQVLGEDFIRTARAKGAGEPRVIGLHALRNALIPVVTVIGLQTGALVSGAVVTETIFSLPGLGRMLVEGIFERDIAPVQAAILIIVVGVLLVNLLTDLAYVVLDRRIKL, encoded by the coding sequence ATGCGGCTGATCACATTTCTCGTGCAGCGCATGATGCAACTTGTTCCGCTGCTCTTCATGGTGACGTTTCTCATCTTTTCCATGATGCAGCTTCTGCCGGGCGATCCGACATTCGCGATGCTCGGCGAGCAGGCCGGGCCGCAGGAGCGAGCGGCCTTGCGGGCCAAGCTCGGGCTCGATCAGCCTCTGCCCGTCCAGTACATGCGCTGGGTGGCCAACACCGCCAGTGGGGACCTGGGCACGTCACTGCGCACGCGGGAGCCGGTGAACGAGATGCTCATGACGCGCATCCCGGTGACGCTGCAGCTGACCGTGATGGCCATCTTGCTGTCCGTCATCATCGGGGTTCCGGCCGGCATCCTCGCGGCGCTGCGGCGCAATAGCTGGATCGACCTCGTCGTCAGTTTCCTGAGCATGGGCGGTGTCGCGATGCCCTTCTTCTGGATGGGCATGCTGCTGATCGGCTTCTTCACGCTGCGCCTCGGCTGGCTGCCGCCGTCCGGCTACGTGTCGCCAACGACCGATCTGTGGCTGAACCTCAAGCTGATGTTGATGCCAACCATCACCATCGGGACGACGATGGCCGCCCTCGTCATGCGCCAGACACGCACGGCCATGTTGCAGGTGCTGGGCGAAGACTTCATCCGCACGGCGCGTGCCAAGGGGGCGGGCGAACCCCGGGTGATCGGACTGCACGCCCTGCGCAACGCCCTCATCCCCGTGGTCACCGTCATTGGTCTTCAGACCGGCGCGCTCGTCAGCGGCGCTGTCGTGACGGAAACCATCTTCTCCCTGCCGGGCTTGGGGCGAATGCTTGTCGAGGGGATTTTCGAGCGCGACATCGCGCCGGTGCAGGCCGCGATACTCATCATCGTTGTCGGCGTTTTGCTCGTCAATCTTCTGACAGACCTTGCCTATGTTGTCCTCGATCGCCGCATAAAGCTTTAG